Proteins from a genomic interval of Gordonia sp. SL306:
- a CDS encoding alpha/beta fold hydrolase has product MAKRAPTTPRLLVLVLPGGTDSSYRPFSPRQASALRMYPFTWSIRARFGRSVCVRQVRYRVYGWNGRQNSPMPYARAALDDLERTHPGVPVALIGHSMGGRVGAQLAADRRVVGLLALAPWWQYADWRFIHDGVRVVAIHGTADERTYPRRTEKGVHELAARGVDATFVPVPDGDHAMLDHIRLWHGAALDFVGAALTRRREPAASSAQEETFAPADAITSSRCSAR; this is encoded by the coding sequence GTGGCGAAGCGCGCACCGACCACACCCCGACTACTCGTGCTCGTCCTGCCGGGCGGCACCGACTCCAGCTACCGACCGTTCAGTCCACGTCAGGCGTCCGCACTCCGGATGTATCCGTTCACCTGGTCGATCCGGGCGCGGTTCGGGCGGTCGGTATGCGTGCGGCAGGTCCGCTATCGCGTCTACGGGTGGAACGGCCGACAGAACAGTCCGATGCCGTACGCGCGTGCCGCACTCGACGACCTCGAGCGCACTCACCCCGGTGTGCCGGTCGCGCTGATCGGGCACTCGATGGGCGGCCGGGTGGGTGCACAGCTGGCGGCCGATCGGCGGGTCGTCGGTTTGCTCGCCCTCGCCCCGTGGTGGCAGTACGCCGATTGGCGCTTCATCCACGACGGGGTCCGCGTGGTGGCGATACACGGGACCGCCGACGAGCGGACCTACCCGCGCCGCACGGAGAAAGGCGTGCACGAACTGGCGGCCCGCGGCGTGGACGCCACATTCGTGCCGGTACCCGACGGCGATCACGCCATGCTCGATCACATCCGGCTCTGGCACGGTGCCGCACTCGATTTCGTCGGTGCGGCCCTCACCCGTCGTCGCGAACCGGCCGCGTCATCGGCTCAGGAGGAGACCTTCGCCCCTGCCGACGCGATCACATCGTCGAGGTGCTCGGCCCGGTAG
- a CDS encoding long-chain-acyl-CoA synthetase — translation MAAMAENRDHIEVTGGDILRGLRGIGKDWRILAGVVPKMIPRPLTRRESVGKTFQETAAKYPDRPFLRFHGESMTYRECNAQVNRFAAFLAERGIGRGDVVAILAKNHPDVVLCMLATVKLGAIAGMINFHQRGAVLEHSLGLIDAKILLLQPGLEEAVESVPSESLPAVIVDFDDLKSQSATLSPVDPAVTDTVQAGETAYYIFTSGTTGYPKASKMSHHRWHVAMHGIGGMGVRLRPDDTMYAALPFYHNNALTVSVSAAMRAGACVAVGEQFSASGFWDDIILNKATAFCYIGELCRYLLAQPEKPTDRTHSVRVVVGNGLRPEIWDEFTTRFGIDRVAELYAASEGNIGFVNLLGIPKSAGFSPLKYAIVEFDEESGEPRRDGDGHVIPVGKHGTGLLLGEINDRAHFDGYTDPKASEKKVVGDAVKAGDRWFNTGDVVHDQGFGHIAFVDRIGDTFRWKGENVATTEVEAALDSCDLVDQSVVFGVGVPGADGKAGMAAVLLADGAPFDPDKIAEHVRETLPRYAIPLFIRIVDHLEHTSTFKNVRVDLRNQGYTDTGDDPVFVLRGTPATYEAYRAEHLDDVIASAGAKVSS, via the coding sequence ATGGCGGCAATGGCGGAGAACCGTGACCACATCGAGGTGACCGGGGGAGACATCCTGCGTGGTCTGCGTGGGATCGGCAAGGACTGGCGCATCCTCGCCGGCGTGGTCCCGAAGATGATCCCTCGACCGCTCACCCGGCGGGAGTCGGTCGGGAAGACATTCCAGGAGACGGCGGCGAAGTACCCTGACCGCCCGTTCCTGCGGTTCCACGGCGAGTCGATGACCTACCGGGAATGCAACGCCCAGGTCAATCGCTTCGCGGCGTTCCTCGCCGAGCGGGGGATCGGCCGTGGCGATGTGGTCGCCATCCTGGCCAAGAACCACCCCGACGTCGTGCTGTGCATGCTCGCAACCGTCAAACTCGGTGCGATCGCCGGCATGATCAACTTCCATCAGCGAGGCGCGGTGCTCGAGCACAGCCTCGGTCTCATCGATGCGAAAATCCTTCTGCTGCAACCAGGGCTGGAAGAAGCCGTGGAATCGGTGCCGAGTGAGTCGTTGCCTGCCGTGATCGTCGACTTCGACGATCTGAAGTCGCAGAGCGCCACACTGAGCCCGGTCGACCCGGCCGTGACCGACACCGTCCAGGCCGGCGAGACGGCTTATTACATCTTCACCTCCGGCACAACGGGATATCCGAAGGCCAGCAAGATGAGTCATCATCGGTGGCATGTCGCGATGCACGGCATCGGGGGCATGGGTGTGCGGCTGCGCCCGGACGACACAATGTATGCGGCGTTGCCCTTCTATCACAACAACGCTCTGACGGTGTCCGTGTCGGCGGCGATGCGCGCCGGTGCCTGCGTGGCGGTCGGCGAGCAGTTCTCCGCGTCCGGATTCTGGGACGACATCATCCTCAACAAGGCCACTGCGTTCTGCTACATCGGTGAGCTGTGCCGCTACCTGCTCGCCCAGCCGGAAAAGCCCACCGACCGTACGCATTCCGTCCGTGTCGTGGTCGGGAACGGACTGCGGCCGGAGATCTGGGACGAGTTCACCACACGGTTCGGGATCGACCGGGTGGCCGAACTGTATGCCGCCAGTGAAGGGAACATCGGTTTCGTCAATCTGCTGGGGATTCCGAAGTCGGCGGGCTTCAGCCCGCTCAAATACGCGATCGTGGAGTTCGACGAGGAGAGCGGGGAGCCGCGCCGCGACGGCGACGGCCACGTGATCCCGGTCGGCAAGCACGGCACCGGGCTCCTGCTCGGTGAGATCAACGATCGGGCCCATTTCGACGGATACACCGACCCGAAGGCGTCGGAGAAGAAGGTCGTCGGCGATGCGGTGAAGGCCGGCGACCGTTGGTTCAACACCGGAGACGTGGTGCACGATCAGGGATTCGGCCACATCGCCTTCGTCGACCGGATCGGGGACACCTTCCGGTGGAAGGGTGAGAACGTCGCGACGACCGAGGTCGAGGCGGCACTGGACTCCTGCGACCTCGTCGATCAGTCGGTGGTGTTCGGCGTCGGCGTGCCGGGAGCGGACGGCAAAGCGGGCATGGCCGCTGTCCTGCTGGCCGACGGTGCCCCCTTCGACCCCGACAAGATTGCCGAGCATGTGCGGGAGACGTTGCCGCGCTACGCGATACCGCTGTTCATTCGAATCGTCGATCATCTCGAACACACCTCCACGTTCAAGAACGTCCGAGTCGATCTCCGAAATCAGGGGTACACCGACACCGGGGACGACCCGGTGTTCGTCCTACGGGGAACCCCCGCGACCTACGAGGCCTACCGGGCCGAGCACCTCGACGATGTGATCGCGTCGGCAGGGGCGAAGGTCTCCTCCTGA
- a CDS encoding carboxylesterase/lipase family protein has protein sequence MSDESDRPVVTTTAGPVRGRRLTDGVVRFLGIPYAAAPFGVNRMRPPQPPETWQEPRDCDEFGPTVPKGDYPPHYATLFAEVTVDGDECLNVNVWSPGLDDARPVLVWIHGGSFMNGSNSVAEYDGTAFARDGVVLVSVNYRLAAEGFLFLDDGTANLGLQDQICALRWVQENIASFGGDPAQVTVAGESAGAMSVSTLLTMPSAHGLFTRAITQSGATAHTISPEQGLMVGRYLAESLGVEPTREAIAAVPLDRLVAAAADLVTEVQTTPDPEKWGTLAMSLLPFAPVVDGDVLPRHPLDAMAEGAGSDVTVLTGSTRDEARLFLVAPQTIDLIDESTYTATAQVYGLDAQAIETYSRNRPGASPGDLVAAVVTDWFFGIPAVRVTEARVRAGGAPTWLYRFDYPDPAANHGFGASHAAEIPFVFDTLHEKTVAPRLGDHPSQAVADTAHRVWVDFVTTGSPGWTSYDLSARHVGLIADVVADVSDPAKDEREAWEGVR, from the coding sequence ATGTCCGATGAATCCGATCGTCCCGTCGTCACCACGACGGCCGGACCCGTACGCGGCCGCCGACTCACCGACGGCGTCGTCCGGTTCCTCGGAATCCCCTACGCGGCAGCCCCGTTCGGCGTCAACCGGATGCGTCCTCCCCAGCCTCCGGAGACGTGGCAGGAGCCCCGGGACTGCGATGAGTTCGGCCCGACGGTACCCAAGGGTGACTACCCGCCGCACTACGCGACGCTCTTCGCCGAGGTGACCGTCGACGGCGACGAGTGCCTGAACGTGAATGTCTGGTCCCCCGGCCTCGACGACGCGCGGCCGGTGCTGGTGTGGATCCATGGCGGTTCGTTCATGAACGGATCGAACTCGGTGGCCGAGTACGACGGCACCGCGTTCGCCAGGGACGGGGTGGTTCTCGTGTCGGTGAACTACCGGCTGGCCGCCGAAGGCTTCCTGTTCCTCGACGACGGCACCGCCAATCTCGGACTGCAGGACCAGATCTGCGCCTTGCGATGGGTACAGGAGAACATCGCCTCGTTCGGCGGCGATCCCGCTCAGGTGACCGTCGCAGGCGAATCCGCCGGCGCGATGAGTGTGTCCACCTTGCTGACGATGCCCTCCGCCCACGGCCTGTTCACGCGGGCGATCACCCAGTCGGGTGCCACCGCGCACACCATCAGTCCCGAACAGGGACTGATGGTCGGGCGGTACCTCGCCGAGTCGCTCGGCGTCGAGCCGACCCGAGAGGCCATCGCGGCGGTGCCGCTGGACCGGCTGGTGGCCGCCGCCGCTGATCTGGTGACCGAGGTGCAGACCACTCCCGACCCCGAGAAGTGGGGCACCCTCGCGATGAGTCTGCTGCCCTTTGCTCCCGTCGTCGACGGAGATGTCCTGCCGCGCCACCCTCTCGACGCCATGGCCGAGGGCGCGGGCTCCGACGTCACGGTGCTGACCGGCTCGACCAGAGACGAGGCACGCCTGTTCCTGGTGGCCCCCCAGACCATCGACCTCATCGACGAATCGACCTATACCGCGACCGCGCAGGTTTACGGACTGGACGCGCAGGCAATCGAGACCTACTCGCGGAACCGTCCGGGCGCGAGCCCCGGCGATCTCGTCGCCGCGGTCGTCACCGACTGGTTCTTCGGCATCCCGGCTGTGCGCGTGACGGAGGCACGAGTGCGGGCCGGTGGTGCGCCGACCTGGCTGTACCGATTCGACTATCCGGATCCGGCGGCGAACCACGGGTTCGGCGCGTCGCACGCGGCGGAGATCCCGTTCGTCTTCGACACCCTGCACGAGAAGACGGTGGCGCCTCGCCTCGGCGACCATCCGTCGCAGGCGGTTGCCGACACGGCCCATCGCGTCTGGGTCGACTTCGTCACCACCGGCTCTCCGGGGTGGACGTCCTACGATCTCAGTGCCCGGCATGTGGGATTGATCGCCGACGTGGTGGCCGACGTCTCCGATCCGGCGAAGGACGAACGGGAGGCGTGGGAGGGCGTGCGCTGA
- a CDS encoding glycoside hydrolase family 27 protein codes for MPIPRARATRRRLLCVVAVGLAVLIAGCTPDPPGRIGGDAVAVADLPPTPPMGWNSWNTFGCNITEQIVRAQADALVSSGLRDAGYRYVVVDDCWAADQRAADGSLQADPARFPSGMAALGTYLHERGLGFGVYSGASEQTCTQFQGTYPGSTGSLGHEKQDARTFADWQVDYLKYDWCSSDSDHDHQVEAFTAMRDGIRDTGRPILYSINPNSGVSGSVPGTRYDWGGVATMTRVTNDIEPKWSTDTGSSGSQGITDIVDAIAPLAARVRPSSYNDPDMLVVGVDGDPGLTVAEQRTQMSMWAMMAAPLMAGNDLTRMSQATIDILRNRAILAIDQDQRVSAGAPVDDDPEIWARAIGEKGIVVSLTNRAGHPRRMSVPLTSLGLVGDKTVSAVDAWTGRRYQASGGRLSADVGVHDTVVLQIA; via the coding sequence GTGCCGATTCCTCGAGCCCGGGCGACGCGCCGCCGACTTCTCTGCGTGGTGGCCGTCGGGTTGGCCGTGCTGATCGCGGGCTGCACCCCGGATCCGCCGGGTCGGATCGGCGGTGACGCGGTCGCCGTCGCCGATCTGCCCCCGACTCCGCCGATGGGATGGAACAGCTGGAACACTTTCGGCTGCAACATCACCGAGCAGATCGTGCGGGCACAGGCCGACGCGCTCGTGTCGTCGGGTCTGCGGGACGCCGGCTATCGGTATGTGGTGGTCGACGATTGCTGGGCGGCCGATCAGCGTGCCGCCGATGGTTCGCTGCAGGCCGATCCGGCCCGGTTCCCGTCCGGGATGGCAGCACTCGGAACCTATCTGCATGAGCGCGGGCTCGGGTTCGGTGTCTATTCGGGCGCGAGCGAACAGACCTGCACCCAATTCCAGGGGACGTACCCGGGCTCGACCGGGAGTCTCGGGCACGAAAAGCAGGATGCGCGGACCTTCGCCGACTGGCAGGTCGACTACCTGAAATACGACTGGTGCTCAAGCGATTCCGACCATGACCACCAGGTCGAGGCGTTCACCGCGATGCGTGACGGCATCCGCGACACCGGGCGGCCGATCCTCTACAGCATCAATCCCAACAGCGGGGTGAGCGGTTCGGTACCGGGCACCCGCTACGACTGGGGCGGGGTGGCGACGATGACGCGGGTCACCAACGACATCGAGCCGAAATGGTCCACGGACACCGGGTCATCGGGGTCCCAGGGCATCACCGACATCGTCGACGCCATCGCGCCGTTGGCGGCCCGGGTGCGGCCGTCGTCATACAACGACCCCGACATGCTGGTCGTCGGTGTGGACGGCGATCCGGGGTTGACCGTTGCGGAGCAACGGACACAGATGTCCATGTGGGCGATGATGGCCGCGCCCCTGATGGCAGGAAACGACCTCACGCGGATGTCGCAGGCGACGATCGACATCCTGCGGAATCGGGCGATCCTCGCGATCGACCAGGACCAGCGCGTGAGCGCGGGCGCACCCGTGGACGACGATCCCGAGATCTGGGCACGAGCGATCGGGGAGAAGGGCATCGTCGTCTCGTTGACCAATCGGGCCGGTCATCCCCGCCGGATGTCGGTGCCGTTGACGAGCCTGGGTCTGGTGGGCGACAAGACCGTGAGTGCGGTGGACGCGTGGACCGGAAGGCGATACCAGGCCTCGGGCGGCCGGCTCAGCGCCGACGTCGGTGTTCACGACACGGTCGTCTTGCAGATCGCGTGA
- the smpB gene encoding SsrA-binding protein SmpB → MVKEKGRTVIATNRKARYNYAILDTYEAGIALLGTEVKSLRDGKASLVDAFATVDDGEIWLRALHIPEYGSGSWTNHTPRRNRKLLMHRREIDNLIGKIRDGNLTLVPLSMYFSDGKVKVELALARGKQAHDKRQDIARRTAQREVAREIGRRVKGM, encoded by the coding sequence ATGGTGAAGGAGAAGGGCCGCACGGTCATCGCGACGAACCGTAAGGCGCGCTACAACTACGCCATCCTCGACACCTACGAGGCCGGGATCGCGCTGCTGGGCACCGAGGTGAAGAGCCTGCGGGACGGCAAGGCATCGCTCGTCGACGCCTTTGCCACCGTCGACGACGGTGAGATCTGGCTGCGCGCCCTGCACATCCCCGAATACGGGAGCGGATCGTGGACCAATCACACGCCGCGCCGCAATCGGAAGCTCTTGATGCACCGGCGTGAGATCGACAACCTGATCGGCAAGATCCGGGACGGGAATCTCACCCTGGTCCCGCTGTCGATGTATTTCAGCGACGGCAAGGTGAAGGTGGAACTCGCACTCGCGCGAGGCAAGCAGGCGCACGACAAACGACAGGACATCGCGCGGCGGACCGCGCAGCGTGAAGTGGCCCGTGAGATTGGTCGTCGCGTCAAGGGGATGTGA
- the ftsX gene encoding permease-like cell division protein FtsX, with the protein MRANFIISEVLNGLRRNVTMTIAMILTTAITLGIFGGGLLVIQMADKSQKIFLDRVEMQFFINDAVSEADPNCQQAPCSVLRTEIQNQPGVGSVTFIDRKEAFEAAKQTFKDNPDIADNIREGTIPASLKVRMSDPSQFGPVLDEFKDRKDLGVDGALDQRELVKRIFSVLDGTRNAAFAVALVLALAAILLIVNTVQVAAFTRRTEVSIMRLVGATRWYTQLPFLLEAVVAALVGAFLAIGGLFTAKVLFFDKALADLYGVNILARIGASDVLFVSPWLIIGGILLSGVTAYVTLRVYVRE; encoded by the coding sequence ATGCGAGCGAACTTCATCATCAGTGAGGTCCTCAACGGTCTCCGCCGCAATGTGACCATGACGATCGCCATGATCCTGACCACGGCGATCACTCTCGGCATCTTCGGTGGCGGACTGTTGGTGATCCAGATGGCCGACAAGAGTCAGAAGATCTTCCTCGACCGGGTGGAGATGCAGTTCTTCATCAATGACGCGGTCTCCGAAGCGGATCCCAACTGCCAGCAGGCACCGTGTTCGGTTCTGCGCACCGAGATCCAGAACCAGCCCGGTGTCGGCTCGGTGACCTTCATCGATCGCAAGGAGGCCTTCGAGGCCGCCAAGCAGACGTTCAAGGACAACCCTGACATCGCCGACAACATCCGCGAGGGCACCATCCCGGCGTCGCTCAAGGTGCGGATGTCCGATCCCTCGCAATTCGGGCCGGTGCTCGACGAGTTCAAGGATCGGAAGGATCTCGGCGTCGACGGGGCACTCGACCAACGCGAGTTGGTGAAACGAATATTCAGTGTGCTCGACGGAACCCGCAACGCGGCGTTCGCCGTTGCGCTCGTGCTCGCGCTCGCGGCGATCCTGCTGATCGTCAACACGGTGCAGGTGGCGGCGTTCACCCGTCGGACCGAGGTGTCGATCATGCGATTGGTGGGCGCCACCCGGTGGTACACGCAGCTGCCGTTCCTGCTCGAGGCGGTGGTCGCGGCCCTTGTCGGTGCATTCCTTGCGATCGGAGGGCTGTTCACCGCGAAGGTCCTCTTCTTCGACAAGGCCCTGGCGGATCTGTACGGTGTCAACATCCTGGCGCGTATCGGGGCATCCGACGTGCTGTTCGTGTCCCCGTGGCTGATCATCGGTGGAATTCTGTTGTCAGGCGTCACCGCATATGTGACGCTTCGCGTGTACGTCCGCGAGTGA
- the ftsE gene encoding cell division ATP-binding protein FtsE encodes MITLENVTMKYKASSRPALSDLSLEVDKGEFAFLIGPSGSGKSTFFRLLLKEDKPTSGQVYVGEFHVNTLKARSVPKLRQSIGCVFQDFRLLQQKSVSDNVAFALEVIGKPPSTIRRVVPEVLDYVGLAGKADRMPNELSGGEMQRVAIARAIVNRPLVLLADEPTGNLDPETSEEIVDVLDRVNRRGTTVVMATHDRHIVDAMRRRVLEFDNGRLVRNDPQGVYGIG; translated from the coding sequence GTGATCACGCTGGAGAACGTCACGATGAAGTACAAGGCTTCCAGCCGACCCGCCCTGTCAGACCTCAGTCTCGAGGTCGACAAGGGTGAGTTCGCGTTCCTGATCGGTCCGTCGGGCTCGGGTAAGTCCACCTTCTTCCGACTGCTGTTGAAGGAAGACAAGCCGACGTCGGGGCAGGTTTACGTGGGCGAGTTCCACGTCAACACGCTCAAGGCGCGCTCGGTGCCCAAGCTGCGTCAATCGATTGGCTGCGTGTTCCAGGACTTCCGTCTGCTGCAGCAGAAGTCGGTGTCGGACAATGTCGCCTTCGCCCTCGAGGTCATCGGTAAGCCGCCGTCGACGATCCGCCGGGTGGTGCCCGAGGTGCTCGACTACGTCGGGCTCGCGGGTAAGGCCGACCGGATGCCCAACGAACTCTCCGGCGGAGAGATGCAGCGGGTCGCAATCGCCCGGGCGATCGTGAATCGCCCGCTCGTCCTGCTCGCCGACGAGCCGACCGGAAATCTGGATCCGGAGACGAGCGAGGAGATCGTCGATGTGCTCGACCGGGTGAACCGGCGCGGCACGACGGTGGTCATGGCCACTCACGACCGCCACATCGTCGACGCGATGCGTCGACGGGTCCTCGAGTTCGACAACGGCCGGCTGGTCCGCAACGACCCGCAAGGTGTGTACGGCATCGGTTAG
- a CDS encoding mechanosensitive ion channel family protein has translation MRDLTPLAFADGATASVLGRFYVWAATDGLEILIWILGGLLVIRCIRWSAEKYAVRVESQFHNSDLIVQTEDAKHRRALVDVVAWTLIVIVAIIVILRIMVVFNIPITGLTGPGAVIGAALGFGAQRVVQDILAGFFVVAEKQYGYGDVVSLAVTGGMLAEGTVEDVTLRMTKLRTSEGEVITVPNGQIIKATNLSKDWARAVVDVPVPAEADIAKVNETLDRVGVDFYEEKRWHDLMLDPPSPLGVIDLELDSITVRVVARTLPGKQFDISRALRVSIVRALAREGITVAPGREVEAASGPPAALADEVGKAKHRDE, from the coding sequence ATGCGTGACCTGACGCCTCTCGCGTTCGCCGACGGCGCGACGGCATCGGTGCTCGGGCGGTTCTACGTCTGGGCGGCCACCGACGGACTCGAGATCCTGATCTGGATTCTCGGTGGCCTCCTCGTCATCCGTTGCATCCGATGGTCGGCCGAGAAGTACGCGGTCCGCGTCGAGTCGCAGTTCCACAACAGCGACCTGATCGTCCAGACCGAGGACGCCAAGCATCGCCGGGCACTCGTCGACGTGGTCGCGTGGACGCTGATCGTCATCGTGGCGATCATCGTGATCTTGCGCATCATGGTGGTGTTCAACATCCCGATCACGGGCCTGACCGGACCCGGCGCGGTCATCGGTGCGGCTCTCGGTTTCGGCGCGCAACGCGTCGTCCAGGACATTCTCGCGGGGTTCTTCGTCGTCGCCGAGAAACAGTACGGCTATGGCGATGTGGTCAGCCTCGCGGTCACCGGGGGCATGCTCGCCGAGGGCACCGTCGAGGACGTCACGCTGCGTATGACCAAACTTCGCACCAGCGAGGGCGAGGTGATCACGGTGCCGAACGGTCAGATCATCAAGGCGACCAACCTCTCCAAGGACTGGGCGCGCGCGGTGGTCGACGTCCCGGTGCCTGCCGAGGCCGACATCGCGAAGGTCAACGAGACACTGGATCGGGTCGGGGTCGACTTCTACGAGGAGAAGCGGTGGCATGACCTGATGCTCGACCCGCCCTCGCCGCTGGGCGTCATCGACCTCGAGTTGGACTCGATCACCGTCCGCGTGGTGGCACGTACGCTGCCGGGCAAGCAGTTCGACATCAGTCGTGCCCTGCGTGTCAGCATCGTGCGGGCCCTGGCCCGTGAGGGGATCACGGTGGCGCCGGGGCGCGAGGTGGAGGCCGCGAGTGGCCCGCCTGCCGCGCTGGCCGACGAGGTCGGGAAGGCGAAGCATCGTGACGAGTGA
- the prfB gene encoding peptide chain release factor 2 codes for MHPDVTADLESIGTTLTTVEKVLDLDELRRRIDELEMQASDPELWNNQEHAQKVTSELSHAQSEFRKVSELRQRLDDLPVHYELAEAEEGDDKTAALADADAERASLRADVEAMEVKTMLAGEYDQRDALVNIRSGAGGVDAADWAQMLMRMYIRWAEKHNYGVEVYDTSYAEEAGIKSATFTVKAPYMYGTLSVEQGTHRLVRISPFDNQSRRQTSFAEVEVLPVVETTDHIDVDENDVKVDVYRSSGPGGQSVNTTDSAVRLTHIPTGIVVTCQNEKSQLQNKASAMRVLQAKLLERKRQEERAELDALKGDGGSSWGNQMRSYVLHPYQMVKDLRTNVEDNNPTAVIDGDIDKFIEAGIRWRMASADA; via the coding sequence GTGCATCCCGACGTAACCGCAGACCTCGAATCCATCGGCACCACCTTGACCACGGTCGAGAAGGTGCTCGACCTCGACGAGTTGCGTCGACGGATCGACGAGCTGGAGATGCAGGCCTCTGACCCCGAGCTATGGAACAACCAGGAGCACGCGCAGAAGGTCACCAGCGAGCTGTCGCATGCGCAGTCGGAGTTCCGCAAGGTGAGCGAACTGCGCCAGCGTCTCGACGATCTTCCCGTCCACTACGAGCTCGCCGAGGCGGAGGAGGGCGACGACAAGACCGCCGCGCTGGCCGATGCGGATGCCGAGCGCGCGTCGTTGCGGGCCGATGTGGAGGCCATGGAGGTCAAGACCATGCTGGCCGGCGAGTACGACCAGCGTGATGCACTGGTCAACATCCGCTCCGGCGCGGGTGGTGTGGACGCTGCGGACTGGGCGCAGATGCTGATGCGCATGTACATCCGCTGGGCCGAGAAGCACAACTACGGCGTCGAGGTGTACGACACCTCCTACGCGGAGGAGGCGGGCATCAAGAGCGCCACCTTCACGGTGAAGGCGCCGTACATGTACGGCACGCTGTCGGTCGAACAGGGCACCCATCGTCTGGTGCGCATCAGTCCGTTCGACAACCAGAGCCGTCGTCAGACCTCGTTCGCCGAGGTCGAGGTGCTGCCCGTGGTCGAGACCACCGACCACATCGACGTCGACGAGAACGACGTGAAGGTCGATGTGTACCGGTCGTCGGGACCCGGTGGCCAGTCGGTCAACACCACCGACTCCGCGGTCCGGCTGACCCACATCCCGACCGGGATCGTCGTGACCTGTCAGAACGAGAAGAGTCAGCTGCAGAACAAGGCGTCGGCGATGCGTGTCCTGCAGGCCAAGCTGCTCGAACGCAAGCGTCAGGAGGAGCGGGCCGAGCTCGACGCCCTGAAGGGCGACGGCGGTTCGAGCTGGGGCAACCAGATGCGTTCCTACGTCCTGCACCCGTATCAGATGGTCAAGGACCTGCGGACCAACGTGGAGGACAACAACCCGACCGCGGTCATCGACGGCGACATCGACAAGTTCATCGAAGCCGGAATCCGATGGCGGATGGCCTCGGCGGATGCGTGA
- the hisN gene encoding histidinol-phosphatase, with protein MPHDLAPTGISDDLELALSLADSADALTMERFGAVDLRVDDKPDLTPVSDADLACETMVRQRLAARRPDDAVLGEEFGGDAVLTGRQWVVDPIDGTKNFVRGVPVWATLVALLVDGVPRVGVVSAPALRRRWWAAEGLGAFSVFDGEELPRRLSVTAVAELPSASLAFSSLSGWADRGIRDEFIALTDEVWRVRGYGDFWNYCLVAEGAVDIAAEPEVSLWDLAALDILVREAGGSFTALDGTAGPAGGSAVATNGRLQDAALEALAPAPKRP; from the coding sequence ATGCCACACGACCTCGCGCCCACCGGGATCTCCGACGATCTCGAACTCGCGCTGTCGCTCGCGGACTCGGCCGATGCCCTGACAATGGAACGGTTCGGCGCGGTCGATCTGCGCGTCGACGACAAGCCCGACCTCACTCCGGTCTCCGACGCCGACCTCGCATGCGAGACCATGGTGCGCCAACGGCTCGCGGCCCGGCGTCCCGATGACGCGGTACTCGGTGAGGAGTTCGGCGGGGACGCCGTGCTGACCGGTAGGCAATGGGTCGTCGACCCCATCGACGGCACGAAGAACTTCGTCCGCGGTGTGCCCGTGTGGGCGACGCTGGTCGCACTCCTCGTCGACGGCGTCCCGCGGGTCGGCGTGGTGTCGGCGCCTGCGCTGCGCCGACGATGGTGGGCCGCCGAGGGCCTCGGCGCATTCTCGGTGTTCGACGGTGAGGAATTGCCGCGCCGGCTGTCCGTGACCGCCGTCGCCGAGCTGCCGTCGGCCAGCCTCGCATTCTCGAGTCTGTCGGGCTGGGCGGATCGGGGTATCCGCGACGAGTTCATCGCGCTCACCGATGAGGTGTGGCGGGTCCGCGGCTACGGCGACTTCTGGAACTACTGCCTCGTCGCCGAGGGCGCCGTCGACATCGCGGCCGAACCCGAGGTCTCCCTCTGGGACCTCGCCGCCCTCGACATCCTCGTCCGCGAGGCGGGCGGGAGTTTCACCGCACTCGACGGCACCGCCGGGCCTGCCGGCGGCAGCGCCGTCGCCACCAACGGACGGCTGCAGGACGCAGCACTCGAGGCGCTCGCACCCGCCCCGAAACGTCCCTGA
- a CDS encoding VOC family protein, translating to MAFPALTHAAITVTNLDASTRWYTELFGAGPVLDEDEESGTFHHTVFALDGGMLFGLHTHTEPGPDDAFDERRTGLDHIAFAVGRDELDSWTTRLDGLGITHSGVKHAHYGSGISFRDPDGIALEFFAPPA from the coding sequence ATGGCATTTCCCGCGTTGACCCATGCCGCCATCACCGTCACGAACCTCGACGCCAGCACCCGCTGGTACACCGAACTCTTCGGAGCGGGCCCCGTGCTCGATGAGGACGAGGAGTCGGGCACCTTTCATCACACCGTCTTCGCCCTCGACGGCGGCATGCTCTTCGGTCTGCACACGCACACCGAGCCGGGACCCGACGACGCCTTCGACGAACGACGCACCGGCCTCGATCACATCGCGTTCGCGGTCGGGCGCGATGAACTCGATTCGTGGACAACACGTCTCGATGGGCTCGGCATTACACACAGCGGCGTGAAGCACGCTCATTACGGCTCGGGCATCTCGTTTCGCGATCCCGACGGCATCGCCCTCGAGTTCTTCGCCCCACCTGCGTGA